A genomic window from Sorex araneus isolate mSorAra2 chromosome 2, mSorAra2.pri, whole genome shotgun sequence includes:
- the ATOX1 gene encoding copper transport protein ATOX1 gives MPRHEFSVDMTCEGCSSAVMRVLNKLGGVQFDIDLANKKVSIDSEHGVDKLLETLGKTGKAVSYLGPK, from the exons ATGCCG AGGCACGAGTTCTCCGTGGACATGACCTGCGAAGGCTGCTCCAGCGCCGTCATGCGCGTGCTCAACAAGCTGGGAG GGGTGCAGTTCGACATTGACCTGGCCAACAAGAAGGTGAGCATCGACTCAGAGCACGGCGTGGACAAGCTGCTGGAGACCCTGGGCAAGACGGGCAAGGCTGTGTCCTACCTGGGGCCCAAGTAG